A single genomic interval of Ruminococcus sp. NK3A76 harbors:
- the thiM gene encoding hydroxyethylthiazole kinase: MELISDIRAGVRNERPLVHCITNPISINPCANVILSTGARPIMAEHPEEAAVITGTAGAVMLNLGNITDVRKQSMMISAREASTKGIPFVLDVCGAACLATRRSYALELTGKYTPSVVKGNYSEVVALLREGYSSSGVDADLALTADDAALAAVSLARSTGSVVIASGSTDIVTDGQDIALIHNGTPQLGTITGTGCMQGALCAAYLSKAAAFDAAVAAAAVFGICGQLSETDKGSGTFGVYLLDALSTVTDEQIAALADIERRAAQ, from the coding sequence TTGGAGCTGATAAGTGACATACGAGCCGGTGTCAGAAATGAAAGACCGCTCGTTCACTGTATAACAAACCCGATATCCATAAATCCCTGTGCTAACGTTATCCTCTCGACAGGGGCACGCCCGATCATGGCAGAGCACCCGGAGGAGGCAGCAGTCATCACAGGCACGGCAGGTGCGGTGATGCTCAATCTCGGCAATATCACCGATGTTCGCAAGCAGTCGATGATGATAAGCGCAAGGGAAGCAAGTACAAAGGGAATTCCGTTCGTGCTCGACGTGTGCGGTGCGGCCTGCCTTGCAACAAGGCGGAGCTATGCGCTGGAGCTTACCGGTAAGTACACGCCCTCTGTGGTAAAGGGCAATTACTCAGAGGTCGTCGCTTTGCTAAGAGAGGGCTATTCGTCGTCCGGGGTCGATGCTGACTTAGCACTCACAGCCGATGATGCAGCGCTTGCCGCTGTAAGCCTTGCAAGGAGCACAGGCTCGGTAGTCATAGCAAGCGGCAGCACAGATATAGTAACAGACGGGCAGGATATCGCCCTTATACATAACGGCACCCCTCAGCTTGGCACGATAACGGGCACAGGCTGTATGCAGGGGGCGCTGTGTGCGGCGTATCTGTCAAAGGCAGCAGCTTTTGATGCAGCAGTTGCCGCAGCGGCAGTGTTCGGCATATGCGGCCAGCTTTCTGAGACTGACAAGGGCTCGGGGACTTTCGGTGTTTACCTGCTCGATGCACTCTCGACAGTGACAGACGAGCAGATAGCGGCGCTTGCAGACATAGAGCGCAGAGCCGCACAGTAA
- the thiE gene encoding thiamine phosphate synthase, with product MKQLDTRIYFITDSTMYTEEEFLSRVRAALEGGVSLIQLREKERTTREYIALAEKVHALTKEFGVPLIIDDRIDVALAAKAEGVHLGQSDMPIKTAREILGDDFIIGATAKTVEQAKEAYEQGADYLGVGAIYPTTTKVKTVLTSTEMLDKICKTVPIPVNAIGGLNKDNIDVLKGIGIAGVCAVSAIMKADDPKQAVEELSQAVNDKLGF from the coding sequence GTGAAACAGCTTGACACAAGGATATATTTTATAACCGACAGCACTATGTACACCGAGGAGGAGTTTCTTTCCCGTGTAAGGGCAGCTCTCGAAGGCGGTGTGAGCCTGATACAGCTTCGTGAGAAGGAGCGCACGACAAGGGAGTATATCGCCCTTGCAGAGAAGGTACACGCACTGACAAAGGAGTTTGGTGTGCCGCTCATCATAGACGACAGGATAGACGTAGCACTCGCCGCAAAGGCCGAGGGCGTTCACTTAGGACAGAGCGATATGCCGATAAAGACAGCCCGTGAGATACTCGGCGATGACTTTATAATAGGTGCGACCGCCAAGACTGTCGAGCAGGCGAAAGAAGCATATGAGCAGGGGGCAGATTACCTCGGCGTCGGGGCAATATATCCTACCACAACAAAGGTCAAGACAGTGCTCACATCAACTGAGATGCTCGATAAGATATGCAAGACAGTGCCGATACCCGTTAACGCTATCGGCGGCCTCAACAAGGACAATATAGATGTCTTAAAGGGCATAGGCATAGCAGGCGTGTGCGCTGTAAGTGCGATAATGAAAGCTGACGACCCCAAGCAGGCGGTAGAGGAGCTTTCGCAGGCAGTTAATGACAAGCTGGGCTTTTGA
- the thiD gene encoding bifunctional hydroxymethylpyrimidine kinase/phosphomethylpyrimidine kinase, whose product MKTALTIAGSDSCGGAGIQADIKTMTMNGVYAMSAITALTAQNTTGVRAISEVTPEFLEQQLDAVFEDIFPDAVKIGMVASTQLIEVIADRLKKYNARNIVADPVMVATSGSALIKTDAVQALTERIFPLAALVTPNIPEAQVLSGLDIKDRNDMQKAAETIASRYGCAVLLKGGHSVSDASDLLCSDKGFEWFEGRRIDNPNTHGTGCTLSSAIASDLAKGFDLSESVQRAKEYISGALAAQLDLGQGSGPMAHSFDLRSRFSEEKC is encoded by the coding sequence ATGAAAACAGCATTGACGATAGCCGGAAGTGATTCCTGCGGCGGTGCAGGGATTCAGGCTGATATAAAAACTATGACGATGAACGGCGTTTATGCTATGAGTGCAATAACAGCGCTCACGGCTCAGAACACCACGGGCGTTCGTGCGATATCTGAGGTGACGCCTGAGTTTTTAGAGCAACAGCTCGATGCCGTGTTTGAAGATATCTTCCCTGATGCGGTGAAGATAGGCATGGTGGCATCGACACAGCTGATAGAGGTAATAGCAGACAGGCTGAAGAAGTATAACGCCAGAAACATAGTCGCAGACCCGGTAATGGTCGCAACAAGCGGCTCGGCTCTTATAAAGACCGACGCTGTGCAGGCACTGACCGAGAGGATTTTCCCCCTCGCAGCATTGGTAACACCGAACATTCCCGAAGCACAGGTGCTTTCGGGCTTGGATATAAAGGACAGAAACGATATGCAGAAGGCAGCTGAAACTATAGCTTCACGCTATGGGTGCGCTGTGCTGCTCAAGGGCGGCCACAGTGTCAGCGATGCAAGCGACCTGCTCTGCTCGGACAAGGGCTTTGAGTGGTTCGAGGGCAGGCGCATCGACAATCCCAACACCCACGGCACAGGCTGCACGCTGTCAAGCGCTATAGCATCAGATCTCGCAAAGGGGTTTGACCTGAGTGAGTCGGTGCAAAGAGCCAAGGAGTATATCTCGGGCGCTCTTGCGGCACAGCTCGACTTAGGACAAGGCTCAGGGCCTATGGCGCACTCGTTTGACCTGCGTTCAAGGTTTTCGGAAGAAAAATGCTGA